In Chryseobacterium gotjawalense, the following are encoded in one genomic region:
- the rsmA gene encoding 16S rRNA (adenine(1518)-N(6)/adenine(1519)-N(6))-dimethyltransferase RsmA gives MSVRAKKHLGQHFLTDENIAKNIVDGLSYENKNQVLEIGPGMGVLTKYLLEKDAEIFVAEIDTESIAYLKSHYPKLEEQHFMGDFLKLNLAESFEGQVSVIGNFPYNISSQILFKIIDYYDRVPEMVGMFQKEVAERTAAVPRTKDYGILSVLVQALYDVKYLFTVHENVFNPPPKVKSGVIRLTRNPKPGLAGNEVLFKKIVKAGFGQRRKKLSNSLKALDIPEELKTHEFMDKRAEELSVADFIAFTQLWKEHS, from the coding sequence ATGAGCGTAAGAGCCAAAAAACATCTTGGTCAACATTTTTTGACGGATGAAAATATTGCCAAAAATATTGTAGACGGACTGAGTTATGAAAACAAAAATCAGGTCCTGGAAATCGGTCCCGGAATGGGCGTGCTCACCAAATATCTTCTGGAGAAAGATGCCGAGATTTTCGTAGCAGAAATTGATACCGAATCGATCGCCTATTTAAAAAGTCATTATCCGAAATTAGAAGAACAGCATTTCATGGGTGACTTTCTGAAATTAAATCTTGCGGAATCGTTTGAGGGTCAAGTCTCTGTGATTGGAAATTTCCCTTATAATATTTCTTCGCAGATCTTATTTAAAATTATTGATTATTACGACCGTGTCCCGGAAATGGTTGGCATGTTTCAGAAGGAAGTTGCGGAAAGAACGGCGGCGGTTCCGAGGACGAAAGACTACGGAATTCTGTCGGTTTTAGTTCAGGCGTTATATGATGTCAAGTATCTGTTCACCGTTCATGAAAACGTGTTTAATCCGCCTCCAAAAGTAAAATCCGGTGTTATTCGTTTAACCCGAAATCCGAAACCAGGTTTGGCGGGGAATGAAGTTCTGTTTAAAAAAATTGTAAAGGCAGGTTTTGGTCAGCGCCGGAAAAAATTATCGAATTCGCTAAAAGCTTTGGATATTCCTGAAGAATTGAAAACCCATGAATTTATGGATAAAAGGGCGGAGGAATTATCGGTCGCAGATTTTATAGCATTTACGCAGCTTTGGAAAGAGCATTCTTAA
- a CDS encoding DUF1003 domain-containing protein, with protein sequence MKNREEKTKEKIEFLVRVTDGVMWWIGSIPSLIVHSIIFISAFLLPIFGIVEFDKMLLVLTTVLSLEAIYLAIFIQMSVNRSNEHIEDLKEDVNEIQEDIEDIQEDIEEISEDIDDIQEDIEDIAEDDDDEDHNERARNVMLKSNVSSNKSDIKAMREVIANLQKRLEDLKTEEENANLHPEN encoded by the coding sequence ATGAAAAACAGAGAAGAAAAAACCAAAGAAAAAATCGAATTTCTAGTTCGTGTTACCGATGGTGTGATGTGGTGGATTGGTTCTATTCCTTCGTTAATTGTACATTCAATTATATTTATATCTGCGTTTTTACTTCCGATTTTTGGTATTGTTGAATTTGATAAGATGCTTTTGGTGCTTACAACGGTACTTTCGTTGGAAGCGATTTATCTGGCCATTTTCATTCAGATGTCGGTAAACAGAAGCAATGAACATATCGAAGATTTGAAAGAAGACGTAAACGAAATTCAGGAAGATATTGAGGATATCCAGGAAGATATTGAAGAAATTAGTGAAGACATTGATGATATTCAGGAAGACATCGAAGATATTGCTGAAGACGATGATGATGAAGATCATAACGAGCGCGCCAGAAATGTAATGTTAAAAAGCAATGTTTCTTCTAATAAAAGTGATATCAAAGCAATGAGAGAAGTAATTGCCAATCTTCAGAAGCGATTGGAAGATTTAAAAACTGAAGAAGAAAATGCGAATCTTCATCCGGAAAACTAA
- a CDS encoding TIGR02757 family protein, translating to MNSPNPFPEPEFLKDFLDEKADLYNHTDFIENDPIQIPHRFSLKQDIEIAGFLTATISWGTRKSIINDAEKILSWMGNSPYDFVLNFQEKDMDLFHHHSVHRTFNKEDLNEFIRNLSRLYKENESLENLFLVKEDETNFYHSLHRFRAEFFKENQIHRSTKHVSSTYKNSAAKRLIMFLRWMVRKDRKGVDFGIWKNIDQKNLSIPLDVHTGNISRKLNLIQRKQNDWKTVEEMDLVLRKFDDKDPAKYDFALFGLGIDKEF from the coding sequence GTGAACAGTCCAAACCCATTTCCTGAACCTGAATTTCTAAAAGATTTCCTCGATGAAAAAGCTGATTTGTATAACCATACCGATTTTATCGAAAATGATCCCATTCAGATTCCACACCGGTTTTCTTTAAAGCAGGATATAGAGATTGCTGGATTTTTAACTGCAACGATTTCCTGGGGAACCCGAAAGTCAATCATTAATGATGCAGAGAAAATATTGTCGTGGATGGGAAACTCGCCTTATGATTTCGTGCTGAATTTTCAGGAAAAAGATATGGATTTGTTTCATCATCATTCTGTTCACCGTACTTTTAACAAAGAAGATCTCAATGAGTTCATCCGAAATTTAAGCAGACTTTATAAAGAAAATGAATCGCTGGAAAACCTCTTTTTAGTGAAAGAAGATGAAACCAATTTTTACCACAGTCTCCACCGCTTCAGAGCAGAATTTTTTAAAGAAAATCAAATTCACCGAAGTACAAAGCACGTAAGTTCGACTTACAAAAATTCCGCTGCAAAACGCTTAATCATGTTTCTGCGCTGGATGGTTCGCAAAGACCGGAAAGGTGTGGATTTTGGAATTTGGAAAAATATTGATCAGAAAAATTTATCCATTCCGTTGGATGTGCACACCGGAAATATTTCCCGCAAACTCAATCTGATTCAAAGAAAACAAAACGACTGGAAAACGGTGGAAGAAATGGATTTGGTTTTAAGGAAATTCGATGATAAAGACCCCGCGAAGTATGATTTCGCACTTTTTGGTTTAGGAATTGATAAAGAGTTTTAG
- a CDS encoding ribonuclease Z — MSAHLTILGFNSAIPTVNSSPTAQFLEMDERCFLIDCGEGTQVQLRKAKARFSKINHIFISHLHGDHCFGLPGLIASFRLLGRESPLHVYGPKGIKEMLETIFRLTETHKGFEVVYHELQSKKSEKIYEDHKLEVFTIPLDHRIYCNGYLFREKPKERHLNMQEVSKYPEIETCDYQNIKNGKDFVLSDGYVLKNELLTKDPTKSVSYAFCSDTRYTESILPLINGVDLLYHEATFLHDLKEMADYTGHTTALEAARIARKANVGQLIIGHFSNRYNDLNVFLNEAREVFPNTDLPKALVPVEIK; from the coding sequence TTGAGCGCACACTTAACTATTCTCGGCTTCAACTCAGCAATTCCAACGGTGAATTCGTCTCCTACAGCACAATTCCTGGAAATGGATGAGCGGTGTTTCCTCATTGATTGCGGCGAAGGAACCCAGGTTCAGTTAAGAAAAGCAAAAGCACGGTTTTCAAAAATCAATCATATCTTTATTTCGCATCTACATGGCGATCACTGTTTCGGTTTGCCTGGATTAATTGCCTCTTTCCGGTTATTAGGCCGCGAAAGCCCTCTGCATGTGTACGGTCCGAAAGGAATTAAAGAAATGCTGGAAACCATATTCAGATTAACAGAAACACACAAAGGGTTTGAAGTCGTTTACCACGAGCTGCAAAGTAAAAAATCAGAGAAAATATATGAAGATCATAAATTGGAAGTTTTTACCATTCCCTTAGACCACCGCATTTACTGCAACGGCTATTTGTTCCGCGAAAAACCCAAAGAAAGGCATCTCAACATGCAGGAAGTTTCGAAATATCCGGAAATAGAAACCTGCGATTACCAGAATATAAAAAACGGAAAAGATTTCGTGCTAAGTGACGGCTATGTTTTGAAAAATGAGCTATTAACCAAAGATCCAACGAAATCGGTTTCTTACGCTTTTTGCAGTGACACCAGATATACCGAATCTATTTTACCGCTGATTAACGGAGTGGATCTGTTGTATCATGAAGCAACTTTTTTACATGATTTAAAAGAAATGGCTGATTACACCGGACATACCACCGCTTTGGAAGCCGCAAGAATTGCCAGAAAAGCAAACGTTGGCCAACTGATTATTGGACATTTCTCTAACCGCTATAATGATCTGAATGTTTTCCTGAATGAAGCGCGCGAAGTGTTTCCCAACACCGATTTACCCAAAGCCTTAGTTCCGGTAGAAATTAAATAA
- the ccsA gene encoding cytochrome c biogenesis protein CcsA codes for MKKIQNILISTRTMAVLLLVYAASMGYATFLENDYGTPTAKALIYEAKWFELVMLLLMLNFVGNISRYRLWRREKWPVLVFHLSFILIFLGGAVTRYISFEGIMHIREGETSNEIITDKNFFKIQIEEKGDILNYQDVPYLMSPLHKNLKASYDYHGKKVSVKALDFIQRKKDSLVVDPAGTEYLHLVSTGQSGRENIYIKPGDSKLVNGTLVSFNRAIDGAVEFNNTNGTLLIKTPVESEYMTMATQAKGTTKKDEYEPLILRSLYSINDLKLVVPEGLMKGKLVAYEGDRKKDKDVSDNLKVEVQGPKSKVIVDLPVEKGNPNAFKQISLDGMNIILGFGPKVYTTPFSLKLEKFVMETYPGSSSPSAYESHVQIIDNGKQTPYKIYMNHVLNHGGYRFFQASFDPDRKGTVLSVNHDFWGTLITYIGYFFLFGGMFVIFFWKGTHFWKLNQMLKNVSKKKAATLLLILLTLNFNAQKIETHGNTDGSGEHVHSADDGHGHGAADVLTAEPAPRKQQNAKMLKSPKPITADEIIAKNTISKEHAEKFGYLLVQNYEGRIVPMNTQALDVLRKLYKKDAFRGTDGKHISADQWFLSINTDTASWTMVPLIKVGEKGGDELKNKTKANDEGYTTLMSLFPADETGALHYVLEQDYQEAFRKKPAEQTNYDKEVIKVNDRVQAFNEFFSGQFMRIVPVKNDPNNTWHSWLDQNFEPDTASQEVMGPYFSEVLAAQKSGDWSKADAELAKLEQYQKTWGKNVVPNESKVNLEVLMNKANINFYLLMFYSVIGGLLLLLGFIELFKPNKILNKIIKGLILVGLVGYFLQFLGLIGRWYISGHAPWSNGYEAIIFISWVGISAGLLLYRNSNALIPAAGFMVAVIMMGFAHGGSALDPQITPLVPVLKSYWLIIHVAIITASYGFFGLSMVIAIITLFFYIFSNKKIYKIHHDTTIKELTIVSEMSLTIGLYALTVGTFLGGIWANESWGRYWSWDPKETWAFISVMIYAFVLHMRLVPGLRGRWAFHVAALFAISTIVMTYFGVNYYLSGLHSYAAGDPVPVPIWVYIGIAFMFTLAIVSYIRFKKLNTK; via the coding sequence ATGAAAAAAATTCAAAACATTCTTATTTCGACCAGAACCATGGCGGTTTTGTTGTTAGTGTACGCCGCTTCAATGGGTTATGCTACTTTTCTGGAAAATGATTACGGAACTCCTACCGCAAAAGCACTGATTTACGAAGCAAAATGGTTTGAGCTCGTGATGCTTTTACTCATGTTAAACTTCGTAGGAAATATTTCACGATACCGACTTTGGCGCAGAGAAAAATGGCCGGTTTTGGTTTTTCACTTGTCATTTATTTTAATATTCCTCGGTGGTGCAGTCACCCGATATATCAGTTTTGAAGGAATTATGCACATCCGCGAAGGCGAAACGTCTAACGAAATTATTACCGACAAAAATTTCTTTAAAATTCAAATCGAAGAAAAAGGTGATATTTTGAATTATCAGGATGTTCCTTATCTGATGTCGCCACTTCACAAAAATCTTAAAGCAAGTTATGACTATCACGGGAAAAAGGTTTCGGTAAAAGCGCTTGATTTTATTCAGCGAAAAAAAGACAGTCTGGTTGTTGATCCGGCAGGAACAGAATATCTGCATTTGGTTTCTACAGGACAATCTGGACGTGAAAATATCTACATCAAACCCGGAGATTCTAAACTGGTGAACGGAACTTTGGTTTCATTCAACAGAGCGATCGATGGCGCGGTGGAATTTAACAATACCAATGGGACGTTGCTCATCAAAACACCCGTGGAATCGGAATATATGACCATGGCAACCCAGGCAAAAGGGACGACAAAAAAAGATGAATATGAACCTTTGATCTTAAGAAGTTTATATTCCATCAATGATTTGAAATTGGTTGTTCCTGAAGGTTTGATGAAAGGAAAACTGGTTGCTTATGAAGGGGACCGTAAAAAAGATAAAGATGTTTCTGATAATTTAAAAGTCGAAGTTCAGGGACCAAAATCAAAAGTGATCGTTGATCTTCCGGTTGAAAAAGGAAATCCAAATGCCTTTAAACAAATCTCTCTGGATGGTATGAATATTATTCTTGGGTTCGGACCGAAAGTATATACCACGCCTTTTTCTTTAAAACTTGAAAAATTCGTCATGGAAACTTATCCGGGCAGTTCGTCGCCAAGTGCTTATGAAAGCCATGTACAGATTATTGACAACGGCAAACAGACGCCTTATAAAATTTATATGAATCACGTTTTAAATCATGGCGGTTACCGCTTTTTCCAGGCGAGTTTTGATCCGGACAGAAAAGGAACGGTTCTTTCTGTAAATCATGATTTCTGGGGAACTTTAATTACCTACATCGGTTATTTCTTCCTGTTTGGTGGAATGTTTGTGATTTTCTTCTGGAAAGGAACCCATTTCTGGAAACTGAATCAAATGTTGAAAAACGTAAGCAAAAAGAAAGCAGCCACGCTGTTATTAATTTTACTGACATTAAACTTTAATGCCCAGAAAATTGAAACGCATGGTAATACCGATGGTTCTGGCGAACATGTTCATTCTGCAGATGATGGTCATGGCCACGGCGCAGCAGATGTGTTAACAGCAGAGCCGGCTCCCCGGAAACAGCAGAATGCAAAAATGCTAAAATCTCCAAAGCCCATTACTGCTGACGAGATTATTGCCAAAAATACAATTTCAAAAGAGCACGCAGAAAAATTCGGTTATTTATTGGTTCAAAACTACGAAGGCCGTATTGTTCCCATGAACACGCAGGCTTTGGATGTTCTAAGGAAATTATATAAAAAAGACGCTTTCCGCGGAACTGATGGAAAACACATAAGTGCAGATCAGTGGTTTTTGTCCATCAATACCGATACTGCAAGTTGGACCATGGTTCCTTTAATTAAAGTGGGTGAAAAAGGTGGCGACGAATTGAAGAATAAAACAAAAGCCAACGACGAAGGTTATACCACGTTGATGTCGCTTTTCCCTGCTGACGAAACTGGCGCTCTTCACTATGTTTTAGAACAGGATTATCAGGAAGCTTTTAGAAAAAAACCGGCAGAACAGACCAATTACGATAAAGAAGTAATTAAAGTAAATGACCGTGTTCAGGCATTTAATGAATTTTTCAGCGGACAGTTTATGAGAATTGTCCCTGTGAAGAATGATCCGAATAATACCTGGCATTCCTGGCTAGACCAAAACTTCGAACCCGATACCGCTTCACAGGAAGTGATGGGACCTTATTTCTCAGAAGTTTTAGCCGCGCAAAAATCCGGAGACTGGAGCAAAGCAGACGCCGAATTGGCGAAATTAGAGCAATACCAAAAAACCTGGGGAAAAAACGTAGTTCCGAATGAATCAAAAGTAAATTTAGAAGTATTGATGAACAAAGCAAACATCAACTTTTACTTATTGATGTTCTATTCGGTCATCGGTGGTTTATTATTATTGTTAGGATTCATCGAATTATTCAAACCGAATAAGATTTTAAATAAAATAATCAAAGGGTTGATTCTTGTTGGCCTGGTTGGTTATTTCCTGCAATTCTTAGGTTTAATCGGAAGATGGTATATTTCAGGTCACGCACCATGGAGTAACGGTTATGAAGCGATTATCTTCATCTCCTGGGTTGGGATTTCCGCCGGATTATTATTGTACCGAAACTCAAACGCACTAATTCCTGCAGCCGGATTTATGGTAGCAGTAATAATGATGGGATTTGCACACGGTGGTTCAGCACTGGATCCGCAGATTACACCGCTTGTTCCGGTATTGAAATCTTATTGGTTGATTATCCACGTGGCGATTATCACAGCGAGTTACGGATTCTTCGGACTCTCCATGGTTATTGCGATTATTACGTTGTTTTTCTATATTTTCTCCAACAAAAAGATCTATAAAATTCACCATGATACCACGATCAAAGAATTAACGATCGTTTCAGAAATGTCTTTAACCATAGGATTATACGCGTTAACCGTAGGAACTTTCCTTGGTGGAATCTGGGCAAACGAATCGTGGGGAAGATACTGGAGCTGGGATCCAAAAGAAACCTGGGCCTTCATTTCCGTGATGATTTACGCCTTCGTATTACACATGAGATTAGTTCCGGGATTACGGGGCAGATGGGCTTTCCACGTGGCAGCTTTATTCGCAATCAGCACCATTGTAATGACTTATTTCGGTGTAAACTACTACCTAAGTGGATTGCATTCTTACGCAGCGGGAGATCCTGTGCCGGTGCCAATTTGGGTGTATATCGGAATCGCTTTCATGTTCACTTTGGCCATCGTTTCTTATATAAGATTCAAAAAATTAAATACGAAATAA
- a CDS encoding protein-L-isoaspartate(D-aspartate) O-methyltransferase has product MQDSYVHKGKRKILVDYLRQKMDITDENVLAAINKVPRHLFLESVFEDYAYEDRAFPILAKQTISHPSTVAEQTALLEIEEKDKVLEIGTGCGYQTAVLITMNAWVYTIERQKDLHDFSQKKFRELHLRPKFQSFGDGFLGLPTFAPFDKILVTCGAEILPTELLHQLKVGGKMVIPLGKTDEQILTRFTKRSEREFEREEFGAYKFVPMLNDTNH; this is encoded by the coding sequence ATGCAGGATTCGTACGTACATAAAGGAAAAAGGAAAATTTTGGTGGATTATCTGAGGCAAAAAATGGATATCACCGATGAGAATGTTTTGGCAGCAATTAACAAAGTTCCGCGCCATCTTTTTTTAGAAAGTGTTTTTGAAGATTATGCTTATGAAGACCGGGCTTTTCCGATTTTAGCAAAACAAACTATTTCGCATCCATCAACCGTTGCTGAGCAAACCGCTCTTCTGGAGATTGAAGAAAAGGATAAAGTGCTGGAAATCGGTACAGGATGTGGTTATCAAACGGCGGTTTTAATAACGATGAATGCTTGGGTTTACACCATTGAAAGACAAAAGGATCTGCATGATTTTTCGCAGAAAAAATTTAGAGAACTGCATCTCCGTCCGAAATTTCAAAGTTTTGGTGATGGTTTTCTGGGACTTCCAACTTTTGCTCCTTTTGATAAAATATTGGTCACTTGCGGCGCCGAAATTTTACCCACAGAATTACTTCATCAGTTAAAAGTGGGCGGGAAAATGGTCATCCCTCTGGGAAAAACCGATGAGCAAATCCTGACACGGTTTACCAAAAGATCAGAAAGAGAATTCGAACGGGAAGAATTTGGTGCTTATAAATTTGTACCGATGTTGAACGATACCAACCATTAA
- a CDS encoding Gfo/Idh/MocA family protein translates to MLKAGLVGAGHLGKIHLKLLNQSEKYELVGFHDADKENGKKLEAEFGYKYFENFGDLLSEIDMLDIVTPTLYHYDYAMKAIENRKHFFIEKPVTQTLKQAEEILYKCREFGIKAQVGHVERYNPAFIGSKDYIKDPMFIEIHRLAEFNPRGTDVSVVLDLMIHDLDILLSIVKSKVKAIHASGVSVVSKSPDICNARIEFENGCVANLTTSRISMKAMRKSRFFQKDAYISVDFLEKKAEVIRMKPAPEHPSDFDMIIENAEGEKNQIIFEYPNIQPNNAILDELESFADAITENKKVEVSLEDGTEALKVALEIVRLIS, encoded by the coding sequence ATGCTTAAAGCAGGTTTAGTTGGCGCAGGCCATTTAGGAAAAATCCATTTAAAATTATTAAATCAATCCGAAAAATACGAATTAGTCGGTTTTCATGATGCAGATAAAGAAAACGGTAAAAAACTGGAAGCGGAATTCGGTTATAAATATTTTGAAAATTTCGGGGATCTTTTAAGTGAAATCGACATGCTCGATATTGTGACTCCAACGCTTTATCACTACGATTATGCGATGAAAGCCATCGAAAACCGTAAACATTTTTTCATTGAAAAACCGGTGACGCAGACTTTAAAACAGGCCGAAGAAATCCTGTACAAATGCCGTGAATTCGGGATTAAAGCGCAGGTTGGTCATGTTGAAAGATACAATCCGGCGTTTATTGGTTCTAAAGATTATATTAAAGATCCGATGTTTATTGAGATTCACCGGTTGGCAGAATTTAATCCCAGAGGAACTGATGTTTCTGTGGTTTTGGATTTAATGATCCACGATCTGGATATTTTATTGTCGATTGTAAAATCAAAAGTGAAAGCCATTCATGCGAGCGGAGTTTCGGTCGTTTCGAAATCTCCGGATATCTGTAATGCGAGAATTGAGTTTGAAAACGGTTGTGTGGCGAATCTGACGACTTCCAGAATTTCGATGAAAGCGATGCGGAAATCCCGTTTTTTCCAGAAAGACGCTTATATTTCCGTTGACTTTTTAGAGAAAAAAGCCGAAGTAATCCGCATGAAACCGGCACCGGAACACCCAAGTGATTTCGATATGATTATTGAAAATGCTGAAGGTGAAAAAAATCAGATTATTTTTGAATATCCGAACATTCAGCCCAATAATGCAATTCTTGATGAACTGGAAAGTTTTGCGGATGCGATTACTGAAAATAAAAAGGTAGAAGTTTCTTTGGAAGACGGAACGGAAGCGTTGAAAGTTGCGCTGGAAATTGTGAGGTTGATTTCATAA
- a CDS encoding alpha/beta fold hydrolase, with protein sequence MKKSLIIFILFSLLGCKSKVATDHSNHKYLLSLVKYRDSTRNRVIPIAIYGHLDKKLVSKTPIIFSHGYGGNKGGDYIEDYTYLLETLASKGYFVISIQHELKTDELLAMDEPLKVTRMPNWKRGAENIGFVLNKIKEEYSSLNFDKLVIIGHSNGGDMSVLFAHQHPELIHKLISMDNRRMDLPKTHKPKVYTLRSSDYPADEGVLPSNEEQKKFGITVQFTDIKHSSMDNDANEEERKYLTSKILEYLNEN encoded by the coding sequence ATGAAAAAATCATTAATTATATTTATTTTATTCTCGCTTTTAGGTTGTAAATCAAAAGTAGCGACTGATCATTCGAATCATAAATATTTATTATCTCTAGTAAAGTATAGAGATTCAACTCGCAATCGAGTAATTCCTATAGCGATCTACGGACATTTAGACAAAAAATTAGTGAGCAAAACTCCCATAATTTTCAGTCATGGTTATGGTGGAAATAAGGGAGGTGACTACATTGAAGATTACACTTATTTATTGGAAACACTCGCCAGCAAAGGTTATTTTGTAATCAGCATTCAGCATGAGTTAAAGACGGATGAACTTCTTGCAATGGATGAACCTTTAAAAGTTACAAGAATGCCAAATTGGAAAAGAGGTGCAGAAAATATCGGTTTTGTTTTAAATAAAATAAAGGAAGAATATTCTTCACTAAATTTTGATAAACTAGTTATAATTGGTCATTCTAATGGTGGAGATATGTCGGTTCTATTTGCACATCAACATCCGGAATTGATTCATAAATTAATTTCTATGGATAACAGAAGAATGGATTTACCAAAAACGCATAAACCAAAAGTTTATACTTTACGTTCAAGCGACTATCCGGCCGACGAAGGCGTTTTACCTTCTAATGAAGAACAGAAAAAATTTGGAATTACCGTTCAATTCACTGATATAAAACATAGCAGTATGGATAATGACGCTAATGAAGAGGAACGAAAATACTTGACTTCAAAAATATTAGAGTATCTGAATGAAAATTAA
- a CDS encoding M23 family metallopeptidase, with amino-acid sequence MKKILLILFLFVQTFLFSQEKWNIKFYNEVNNREISIFADNNELMPMSAQFTFKLTNLTCTLPNDDIVVIPPQTKKFLIAKLIPIKPKEANSFSYTNSYNFGNARQESFDDDYIYALPFEKGKTQTIFQGYNGKFSHQNEFSLDFDLKMGSPILAAREGIVVEVVNNNNRSCPDISCAKFNNRILVMHSDGTFADYSHLKFQGAVVKKGDLVKKDQLLGYSGSTGFASGPHLHFAVFINRIDGKRTFIKTKFKTSESEATLLEEGKSYTKNY; translated from the coding sequence ATGAAAAAAATATTATTAATATTATTTTTGTTTGTTCAAACTTTTCTTTTCTCCCAAGAGAAATGGAATATTAAATTTTACAATGAAGTCAATAACCGCGAGATTTCGATATTTGCGGACAATAACGAGCTGATGCCGATGTCTGCACAGTTTACTTTTAAACTGACCAATTTAACGTGTACATTGCCAAATGACGACATCGTGGTTATTCCACCTCAAACTAAAAAATTTCTGATCGCCAAACTGATTCCCATTAAACCCAAAGAAGCCAACTCGTTCTCTTACACCAATTCCTATAATTTTGGAAATGCACGACAGGAAAGTTTTGATGATGATTATATCTACGCACTGCCTTTTGAAAAAGGTAAAACACAGACCATTTTTCAGGGTTATAACGGAAAATTTTCGCATCAGAATGAATTTTCACTGGACTTCGACTTAAAAATGGGAAGTCCGATTTTGGCTGCCCGGGAAGGAATTGTAGTAGAAGTGGTGAACAACAATAACCGGAGTTGTCCTGATATTTCCTGCGCAAAATTCAACAACAGAATTCTCGTCATGCACAGCGACGGTACTTTTGCCGATTACTCTCATTTGAAATTCCAGGGCGCAGTCGTGAAAAAAGGCGATCTTGTAAAAAAAGACCAGCTTCTCGGTTACAGCGGAAGTACGGGATTTGCAAGTGGTCCCCATTTACATTTCGCCGTGTTTATTAATCGGATAGACGGAAAAAGGACATTTATAAAGACAAAATTTAAAACTTCTGAAAGTGAAGCAACGCTTTTAGAAGAAGGAAAAAGTTACACTAAAAATTATTAA
- a CDS encoding 3-hydroxybutyryl-CoA dehydrogenase, producing the protein MNKNIVVIGAGTMGNGIAHTFAQTGFKVNLVDVSQQALDKGLATITKNLDRIISKGNLTEEQKSETLNNISTFTNLADCASNADLIVEAATENLDLKLKIFKQMDELAPANCILATNTSSISITKIASVTNRPEKVIGMHFMNPVPIMKLVEIIKGYSTSKETFDEIYEMSKTLGKTPTEVNDYPGFVANRILMPMINEAIETLYNGVAGVEEIDTVMKLGMAHPMGPLQLADFIGLDVCLAILNVMYDGFKNPKYAPNPLLVNMVTAGKLGVKSGEGFYDYSESRKAENVSKMFLK; encoded by the coding sequence ATGAATAAAAATATTGTTGTTATCGGAGCCGGAACCATGGGAAACGGAATTGCGCATACTTTTGCACAAACCGGTTTTAAGGTAAATTTAGTAGATGTTTCACAGCAGGCATTAGACAAAGGTTTGGCAACGATTACTAAAAATCTGGACAGAATTATTTCCAAAGGAAACCTTACCGAAGAACAGAAATCTGAAACTTTAAATAATATTTCGACTTTCACAAATCTGGCAGATTGTGCTTCAAACGCGGATTTAATTGTAGAAGCAGCTACAGAAAACCTGGATTTAAAGCTGAAAATCTTTAAACAGATGGACGAATTAGCTCCTGCGAACTGTATTCTTGCAACCAACACTTCTTCGATTTCGATTACCAAAATTGCGTCGGTAACTAATCGTCCCGAAAAAGTAATCGGAATGCACTTTATGAATCCCGTTCCGATTATGAAACTCGTGGAAATCATCAAAGGCTACTCTACTTCCAAAGAAACGTTTGACGAGATTTATGAGATGAGTAAAACTTTAGGAAAAACGCCGACCGAAGTGAACGATTATCCGGGTTTTGTGGCGAACAGAATTTTGATGCCGATGATTAACGAAGCCATCGAAACTTTATATAACGGAGTTGCCGGAGTGGAAGAAATCGATACCGTGATGAAGCTGGGAATGGCTCATCCGATGGGACCTCTGCAACTGGCAGATTTCATTGGACTGGATGTTTGTTTGGCGATTCTTAATGTGATGTACGACGGTTTCAAAAATCCAAAATATGCACCGAATCCTTTATTGGTGAATATGGTTACGGCAGGAAAATTAGGAGTGAAATCCGGTGAAGGTTTTTATGATTATTCGGAAAGCAGAAAAGCGGAGAACGTTTCGAAAATGTTTTTGAAATAA